One region of Wyeomyia smithii strain HCP4-BCI-WySm-NY-G18 chromosome 3, ASM2978416v1, whole genome shotgun sequence genomic DNA includes:
- the LOC129729298 gene encoding uncharacterized protein LOC129729298: protein MGKETYLRVPILPTTVVQGQGGYHANTVNANNHNLFEEIPCLGITADVVMAATSAQENPAIAYRVATPAGSIFTQNLCGSSANLGPRRAEIRQRLNGLGITENDFLEYVAGTRFNLVYLLQLSDMLSKIETFRMEKMTIPSLTIHGGETMVIQTLPNVDEDPNVKWTDRTVQAQSPASDSTAQIGASFVFGFQLHKETLPDDAANTLALGAANWSCIAAAPDAAQPWKMLPAWNANKNCVLIGTEKLQNYFNKRLAIPT from the coding sequence ATGGGAAAAGAGACATACCTCAGAGTCCCAATCTTACCGACAACCGTGGTGCAGGGACAGGGAGGCTATCACGCCAATACTGTCAACGCAAACAACCACAACCTATTCGAGGAAATACCTTGTTTAGGAATCACCGCAGACGTGGTGATGGCCGCCACATCGGCTCAGGAGAATCCTGCTATCGCGTATCGAGTAGCGACTCCCGCTGGGAGCATCTTTACTCAAAATCTATGCGGCAGTAGTGCCAATCTTGGACCTAGACGCGCCGAAATCCGCCAACGTCTAAACGGACTGGGAATAACAGAGAATGATTTCCTAGAATATGTAGCTGGAACTAGGTTTAATCTAGTCTACCTACTGCAACTGTCCGACATGCTCTCAAAAATCGAGACTTTCCGGATGGAGAAGATGACCATCCCATCATTGACAATTCATGGTGGTGAGACAATGGTCATTCAAACACTACCTAATGTGGATGAGGACCCGAACGTAAAATGGACCGACCGCACAGTGCAAGCGCAATCACCAGCCAGTGATTCCACCGCACAAATTGGAGCGTCATTCGTTTTCGGCTTTCAACTACACAAGGAGACGCTGCCTGATGACGCAGCAAACACGCTCGCATTAGGAGCCGCAAACTGGAGTTGCATAGCTGCAGCCCCTGACGCGGCACAGCCATGGAAAATGCTCCCGGCTTGGAATGCGAATAAGAACTGCGTCTTGATAGGGACAGAAAAACTTCAAAACTACTTTAACAAGCGTCTAGCAATTCCAACCTAA